One window from the genome of uncultured Fibrobacter sp. encodes:
- the uvrC gene encoding excinuclease ABC subunit UvrC — translation MISVNEHIQRRLSELPDRPGVYIMKNAQGKIIYIGKAKVLKNRVRSYFDGSEHNGHRAATLMLPFIRDIEWIITESEQEALILEANLIRKHTPKYNVLLKDDKHFPYLAFSVKEPFPRLTLSRSVKKDGRQYYGPYMGSRVIDKLIDLGARLFKLRECSMELPAKRPVRPCLNYHIGRCSAPCAGLISQEDYAKDVANARLMLEGKRDDLIDQWQREMEEASANLDFETAMKKRDAIQALQATGTHQKTDTSDPNLSLDVVTLRRNGDMAAAVILEYRKGVLMGRRHYRLECKLEDDETEIFRQMVLPWYMEAPLIPAEIATDIILPDDKEELEAALSKQAGRKVQFTVPQRGEKLGFLRLAGANADMILVEMRAEVQKYSEIDQSVFELQKVLGLKKTPFRIECVDISHLSGTNTVASLVAFKNGRPDKSNYRKFIIKTVEGVDDFASMREVMTRRIKRLENEGVPMPDLWVCDGGKGQVDATMQILKELGHDQDLPLIGLAKRLEEIVFPDDRKSIVLHRTSPALKLLQNARDEAHRFAITYQRSKRKKDLEVEWLKMPGVGHETRVKILSKYRSAESFMAAPLEDIELLLGKVRGNNLREKVAEYCANFITPDYEKKDDGSPAEGDASEK, via the coding sequence ATGATTTCTGTAAATGAACATATACAGCGAAGGCTCTCGGAATTGCCCGACCGCCCCGGCGTCTATATCATGAAGAACGCCCAGGGGAAAATCATTTACATCGGCAAGGCGAAAGTGCTCAAGAACCGCGTGCGCAGCTACTTCGACGGCAGCGAACACAACGGGCACCGCGCGGCAACGCTCATGCTCCCCTTTATCCGCGATATCGAGTGGATTATCACCGAAAGCGAACAGGAAGCGCTGATCCTCGAGGCAAACCTGATCCGCAAGCACACGCCCAAGTACAACGTACTCCTGAAAGACGACAAGCACTTTCCGTACTTGGCATTTTCAGTCAAGGAACCCTTCCCGAGACTCACCCTTTCGCGTTCGGTCAAGAAAGACGGTCGCCAGTACTACGGCCCCTACATGGGCTCCCGTGTTATAGACAAACTAATAGATCTCGGGGCAAGGCTTTTCAAGTTGCGGGAATGCTCCATGGAACTGCCCGCCAAACGCCCCGTACGCCCCTGCCTCAATTACCATATCGGCCGCTGCAGCGCCCCCTGCGCAGGGCTCATTAGCCAGGAAGACTACGCCAAGGATGTCGCCAACGCAAGGCTCATGCTCGAAGGCAAGCGTGACGACCTGATAGACCAATGGCAGCGCGAAATGGAAGAGGCGAGCGCGAACCTGGACTTTGAAACCGCGATGAAAAAACGCGACGCCATCCAGGCGCTGCAGGCGACGGGCACGCACCAGAAAACCGACACCAGCGACCCGAACCTCTCGCTGGACGTGGTGACGCTCCGGCGCAACGGCGACATGGCCGCGGCGGTGATTCTCGAGTACCGCAAGGGCGTACTCATGGGGCGCAGGCACTACCGGCTCGAATGCAAGCTCGAAGACGACGAGACGGAAATCTTTAGGCAGATGGTGCTCCCGTGGTACATGGAGGCGCCCCTGATCCCTGCCGAAATCGCGACCGACATCATACTCCCCGACGACAAGGAAGAACTCGAAGCGGCGCTCAGCAAGCAGGCGGGGCGAAAGGTACAGTTCACGGTTCCCCAGCGCGGCGAAAAACTCGGATTCCTGAGGCTCGCCGGCGCAAACGCCGACATGATCCTCGTGGAAATGCGCGCCGAAGTGCAGAAGTACAGCGAAATCGACCAGAGCGTTTTCGAGCTGCAAAAAGTTCTCGGACTGAAAAAGACGCCTTTCCGCATCGAGTGCGTGGACATTTCGCACCTCAGCGGAACCAACACCGTGGCAAGCCTCGTCGCCTTCAAGAACGGGCGCCCCGACAAGAGCAACTACCGCAAGTTCATCATCAAGACCGTCGAAGGCGTTGACGACTTCGCGAGCATGCGCGAGGTGATGACCCGCCGCATTAAACGCCTCGAAAACGAGGGCGTGCCCATGCCCGACCTGTGGGTATGCGACGGCGGCAAGGGCCAGGTGGACGCCACGATGCAGATTCTCAAGGAACTAGGCCACGACCAAGATTTACCGCTCATCGGACTTGCGAAACGCCTCGAAGAAATCGTATTCCCCGACGACCGCAAAAGCATCGTGCTGCACCGCACAAGCCCCGCGCTAAAGCTTTTGCAGAACGCCCGCGACGAGGCGCACCGTTTCGCCATCACCTACCAACGCAGCAAGCGCAAGAAGGACCTCGAAGTCGAATGGCTCAAGATGCCTGGTGTCGGCCACGAGACGCGCGTGAAAATTCTCTCGAAATACCGCAGCGCAGAATCTTTCATGGCGGCCCCCCTCGAAGACATCGAACTGTTGCTCGGCAAGGTCCGCGGCAACAACCTCCGCGAAAAAGTCGCCGAGTATTGTGCCAATTTCATCACGCCCGACTACGAAAAAAAGGACGACGGCTCCCCCGCCGAAGGCGACGCCAGCGAAAAATAA
- a CDS encoding FISUMP domain-containing protein, producing the protein MKKITTFLGCVGVVCLFSGCTSDNLESIVTADNATAEVSSSAKTKSSSTSTAPTSSASKDNKKPSSSNSSSTPGDTTVIRTQVEINLDGGTRDHDYYSSGTFCWSDECKKEHANESSSSAPKSSSSYTIDINMSQEAQKAPVVNGMTMTDTRDNQTYALANIGGKLWMAKNIAYNTGDPCYEDDDSKCASYGRMYSYVSAQKACPLGWSLPTRAQFNAAMADTTFWQYGGRKSNDYNYIDQMGFYWLKAGEATQSSDDQNCKTDKCGVIFVAKSCDYGDKNCEMKFQNDDQSKLFSVRCVQD; encoded by the coding sequence ATGAAAAAAATCACTACATTTTTGGGATGTGTGGGTGTGGTGTGCTTATTTTCGGGATGTACGTCTGATAACCTCGAGTCCATTGTCACCGCAGACAATGCAACGGCCGAGGTGTCTTCTTCTGCAAAAACGAAATCATCTTCTACCTCAACCGCTCCTACCAGTTCGGCTTCCAAGGACAACAAGAAGCCTTCTAGCAGCAATTCCTCTTCTACTCCGGGCGACACGACCGTCATCAGGACCCAGGTCGAAATCAACCTAGACGGCGGCACCCGCGACCACGACTACTACAGCAGCGGAACCTTCTGCTGGAGCGACGAGTGCAAAAAGGAACACGCGAACGAATCCTCCTCGTCTGCCCCCAAGTCTTCTTCGTCTTACACCATCGACATCAACATGTCGCAAGAAGCGCAGAAAGCTCCCGTAGTCAACGGTATGACAATGACCGATACGCGAGACAACCAGACCTACGCTCTAGCCAACATCGGCGGCAAGCTCTGGATGGCAAAAAACATCGCCTACAACACCGGTGATCCCTGTTACGAGGACGACGACTCCAAGTGCGCCTCTTACGGTAGAATGTACAGCTACGTCTCGGCACAAAAGGCCTGTCCCTTGGGCTGGTCGCTCCCCACGCGCGCGCAGTTTAACGCCGCCATGGCCGACACCACCTTCTGGCAATACGGTGGACGTAAATCCAATGACTACAACTACATCGACCAAATGGGATTCTACTGGCTAAAAGCCGGCGAAGCCACCCAATCGTCAGATGACCAAAACTGCAAAACAGACAAATGCGGAGTCATCTTTGTAGCGAAGTCCTGCGACTATGGCGATAAGAACTGCGAAATGAAATTCCAGAACGACGACCAGTCGAAGCTCTTCAGCGTACGCTGCGTACAGGACTAA
- a CDS encoding NADH-quinone oxidoreductase subunit A, whose protein sequence is MFDLTMTNVEIFDTTFAMTILVVLALVVPTALLVANWFLHPGKIKGTSIKGTSYECGVAHVSGTSGERYPVKYYMVAMLFLVFDLEVAFLYPWTVQFLKGGWDLLFVLLGFLVILEAGYIYLVKKGILNWTRIQD, encoded by the coding sequence ATGTTTGATCTCACTATGACGAACGTTGAAATCTTCGATACTACTTTTGCGATGACCATTTTGGTGGTGCTTGCACTCGTTGTTCCTACCGCACTTCTGGTGGCGAACTGGTTTTTGCATCCGGGAAAGATCAAGGGGACTTCGATCAAGGGTACGTCTTACGAATGTGGTGTTGCCCACGTGTCCGGTACTTCGGGCGAACGCTATCCCGTCAAGTATTACATGGTCGCCATGCTGTTCCTGGTCTTTGACCTCGAAGTGGCGTTCCTCTATCCCTGGACCGTCCAGTTCCTCAAGGGCGGTTGGGACCTGTTGTTCGTGCTGCTCGGCTTCCTCGTGATTCTCGAAGCAGGCTATATCTACCTGGTGAAGAAGGGAATCCTCAACTGGACCCGCATCCAGGATTAG
- the argA gene encoding amino-acid N-acetyltransferase: MSNATSDFNSQHFEVAGFIREVFGYMERFKGQLFVLKIEDDLMSHPLFPVLMRDIAILHKSGIRIIIVPGTRNSIDAQLKAWELESTFHAGVRLTSEEALPHIEQASLGVAQHIMSHLTASGLRGIQGNWVLARSMGVIDGVDYMRTGRIERIQRDILEQLLDENFVPIIPPIGWNKIGHAYNISSTELATELCKYMKVGKLFFIGNQNGIKLEGLVTGRNTKYLEPTDSGVISAMDVDQAKELLELNSDQLDFAQMDYLMNAIRACEAGANRVHLLSGEFQGSVLQEVFSARGDGTMVYANQYSSIRPANIEDIPDILRIMQDYIDKGFLVPRTQESISEKLKDYVVYSIDNSIHGCGALHEFEDGMAEVAGIAVGANYRKSGIGDAIVRHLISVGRMKGYKKLFLLTTQALDWFYHFGFEDGTVEELPKSKRDHYNQKRKSRILIMPLEK, encoded by the coding sequence ATGAGTAACGCGACATCTGACTTTAATTCGCAACATTTTGAGGTTGCCGGTTTCATTCGCGAAGTGTTTGGTTATATGGAACGCTTCAAGGGCCAGCTGTTCGTGCTGAAAATCGAGGATGACCTGATGAGTCACCCCCTGTTCCCGGTGCTCATGCGCGATATCGCCATTCTGCACAAGTCGGGAATCCGCATCATTATTGTGCCGGGTACGCGTAACAGTATCGATGCTCAGCTCAAGGCGTGGGAACTGGAATCTACGTTCCATGCCGGTGTGCGCCTTACAAGCGAAGAAGCCCTGCCGCATATCGAGCAGGCGTCCTTGGGCGTTGCACAACACATTATGAGTCACCTCACGGCAAGCGGCCTTAGGGGTATTCAGGGTAACTGGGTACTTGCCCGCAGCATGGGTGTCATAGACGGTGTGGACTACATGCGCACCGGTCGTATCGAACGTATTCAGCGCGATATCCTGGAACAGCTTCTGGACGAAAATTTTGTGCCGATTATCCCGCCGATTGGCTGGAACAAGATTGGACACGCCTACAACATCAGCTCGACCGAACTTGCGACCGAACTCTGCAAGTACATGAAGGTCGGGAAACTTTTCTTTATCGGTAACCAGAACGGTATCAAGCTCGAAGGCCTTGTGACGGGCCGCAACACCAAGTACCTGGAACCCACGGATTCCGGCGTTATTTCGGCTATGGACGTGGACCAGGCGAAGGAACTTCTGGAACTCAATTCCGACCAGCTCGACTTTGCGCAGATGGATTACCTGATGAACGCCATTCGGGCGTGTGAAGCCGGTGCGAACCGTGTTCACTTGCTGAGCGGTGAATTCCAGGGAAGCGTGCTGCAGGAAGTGTTCAGTGCCCGTGGCGACGGCACCATGGTGTACGCAAACCAGTACTCCAGTATCAGGCCCGCAAACATCGAGGACATTCCCGATATCCTGCGCATTATGCAGGACTACATCGACAAGGGATTCCTGGTGCCGCGTACGCAGGAAAGCATTTCCGAAAAGCTCAAGGATTATGTTGTCTACAGCATCGACAACAGCATTCACGGCTGTGGCGCCCTGCACGAATTCGAAGACGGTATGGCCGAAGTCGCAGGCATCGCGGTGGGCGCGAACTACCGCAAGTCGGGCATTGGCGACGCTATCGTTCGTCACCTGATTTCTGTCGGTCGCATGAAGGGCTACAAGAAGCTGTTCTTGCTTACCACGCAGGCGCTCGACTGGTTCTACCATTTCGGATTCGAAGACGGTACGGTCGAGGAACTGCCGAAGAGCAAACGCGACCATTACAACCAGAAACGGAAATCGCGCATTCTGATTATGCCGCTGGAGAAATAA
- a CDS encoding nitroreductase, whose product MNVIEAIKTRRSTRKFKAEPVELEKLQAIVEAGQFGPTGGNAQSNHFFVISDASVIAKLKELVQSAFAAMELREDLYKSLKNSITLSRKGNYSFCYTAPVLIVVANKKEYGNNMADVACAVENMMLAANELDLGSCYINQLKWLNEDPTLLEYLRSLGLKEDERVYASVALGYADTESGLPNRTESPRVGNEVVFV is encoded by the coding sequence ATGAACGTCATAGAAGCGATCAAGACACGCCGCAGTACGCGCAAGTTCAAGGCTGAACCTGTGGAATTGGAAAAGTTGCAGGCTATCGTCGAGGCGGGCCAATTCGGACCCACCGGCGGTAACGCGCAGAGCAACCACTTTTTCGTGATTTCGGATGCTTCGGTGATTGCAAAGCTCAAGGAGCTCGTGCAGTCGGCCTTTGCCGCAATGGAACTCCGCGAAGACCTTTACAAGAGCCTCAAGAATTCGATTACGCTTTCGCGCAAGGGCAACTATTCTTTCTGCTACACCGCACCTGTATTGATCGTGGTCGCGAACAAGAAGGAATACGGCAACAACATGGCCGATGTTGCCTGCGCCGTAGAAAACATGATGCTTGCCGCGAACGAACTCGATCTTGGCAGCTGCTACATCAATCAGCTCAAGTGGCTGAACGAAGATCCGACGCTCCTCGAATACCTGCGTTCGCTTGGCCTTAAGGAAGACGAACGCGTGTACGCCTCGGTCGCCCTCGGCTATGCCGATACCGAAAGCGGCCTCCCGAACCGTACGGAATCCCCGCGCGTCGGCAACGAAGTCGTGTTCGTCTAA
- a CDS encoding right-handed parallel beta-helix repeat-containing protein: MGAKFLLTMGFALSVAQAFGAVYYVATDGSDNNAGSKDKPFATLNKANKVVAAGDTVWIRGGIYDLHDTVFYSRYKMTAGILLTASGESDDNRIHYLAYPGERPIFDAANLPVAAGGEHSDGTPEGAMYTSPIVIAAKYLHLKGFEVRNTPMIHNSNSGVFLYASKHIFLEQIDSHHNAGPGFFANDGAADGGGHIFLNCDAHDNYDPLGWQGDGENADGFGAHYQKPGEGDTTKFIGCRAWWNSDDGFDFINQEFPVVLENCYAMGNGYSDYGLGNPKNGNGHGIKMGESTLGGGRHTIKFCAAWKNKSTGFYANYTGVGSKWLNNTSYMNKDREFAMASTLFDSQGNRIAEVAPLTGDNAHVLKNNIAFPNKNSQVGECWEYIPSQNIDRYVECPAGENNTWNLKLDLTENDFESLDDPSMTVTGKDLSTIVGILGPRNADGSIPNVGFLKLKKGSRAIDKGEKIGFPFVGEAPDLGAFEYGLSSNSAQLSSSNSAISSSSAAGSSSGTAAFIATPRNGHLPALHNARGAALVFDMQGRYLGTLHPEQLRFGTVAEVLRTKFRTPGAYIVRQGNRLKIVK, encoded by the coding sequence ATGGGAGCAAAGTTCTTATTGACAATGGGGTTCGCCCTTTCGGTGGCACAGGCGTTCGGAGCCGTTTATTACGTGGCGACCGACGGCAGCGATAACAACGCGGGTTCTAAAGACAAGCCCTTCGCGACGCTCAACAAGGCGAACAAGGTGGTCGCCGCAGGCGATACCGTATGGATTCGCGGCGGTATTTACGACCTGCACGACACGGTCTTTTATTCGCGATACAAGATGACGGCGGGCATCCTATTGACCGCGAGCGGAGAAAGCGATGACAACCGCATCCACTACCTGGCCTATCCTGGCGAGCGTCCGATTTTTGACGCGGCAAACCTCCCCGTGGCCGCAGGCGGGGAACATAGCGACGGTACCCCCGAAGGGGCGATGTACACCTCGCCTATCGTGATTGCGGCAAAGTACCTTCACCTGAAGGGTTTCGAGGTCCGCAATACGCCCATGATACACAATTCCAATTCCGGCGTTTTCCTTTACGCGAGCAAGCATATTTTCTTGGAGCAGATTGACAGCCACCACAATGCAGGCCCCGGATTCTTTGCGAATGACGGTGCCGCCGATGGCGGTGGACACATCTTCTTGAACTGCGATGCACACGACAACTACGATCCTTTGGGCTGGCAGGGCGACGGCGAAAATGCCGACGGTTTCGGCGCGCATTACCAGAAACCCGGCGAGGGCGATACCACGAAGTTCATCGGGTGCCGCGCCTGGTGGAACAGCGACGACGGTTTCGACTTCATCAACCAGGAATTCCCCGTGGTGCTGGAGAACTGCTACGCGATGGGGAACGGCTACAGCGACTACGGGCTTGGCAACCCGAAGAACGGCAACGGACACGGCATCAAGATGGGCGAAAGCACCCTCGGCGGCGGGCGGCATACCATAAAGTTCTGCGCCGCCTGGAAAAACAAGTCGACGGGCTTTTACGCGAACTACACCGGCGTGGGCAGCAAGTGGCTCAACAACACGTCGTACATGAACAAGGACCGCGAATTTGCCATGGCATCGACGCTCTTTGATTCGCAGGGGAACCGCATTGCCGAGGTAGCGCCCCTCACCGGCGACAACGCCCACGTGCTCAAGAACAACATTGCCTTCCCGAACAAGAATTCGCAAGTCGGAGAATGCTGGGAGTATATACCGAGCCAGAACATCGACCGTTATGTGGAATGCCCCGCCGGCGAGAACAACACATGGAACCTGAAACTCGACCTGACCGAAAACGACTTTGAAAGTCTCGACGACCCGAGCATGACCGTAACCGGCAAGGACCTTTCGACTATCGTGGGAATCTTGGGCCCGCGCAACGCCGACGGAAGCATACCTAATGTGGGCTTCTTGAAACTCAAGAAGGGGAGCCGCGCGATTGACAAGGGCGAAAAAATCGGATTCCCGTTTGTGGGCGAGGCCCCCGACCTCGGCGCATTCGAATACGGACTTTCGAGCAACTCGGCGCAGCTTTCATCAAGCAATTCCGCAATCTCATCTAGTTCTGCCGCGGGTTCTTCTTCCGGAACTGCCGCGTTCATCGCCACGCCCCGCAACGGCCATTTGCCCGCATTGCACAATGCTCGTGGCGCCGCGCTCGTATTCGACATGCAGGGACGCTACTTGGGAACCCTACATCCCGAACAGCTTAGATTCGGCACCGTTGCCGAAGTGCTCCGCACCAAATTCAGGACCCCCGGCGCCTACATTGTGCGGCAGGGTAACAGATTGAAGATTGTAAAGTAG
- a CDS encoding glycoside hydrolase family 5 protein: protein MLKSILRTAAVAASFSMVSLSAGVSPVQAETLPTANEMFAKMGFGINIGNTMEVPGNPTGWGNKFPTEAYIDSVKAAGFSTIRIPCAWYSHSNAMSRDSSKADIVPGGGPNEIAASWMDSVQTVVDMCMRAGLVTILNIHWDNGWLEGKLNDTDKDAVNARQKDFWTQIASHFKNYNENLLFASANEPATTDANYKHETEILMTYHQTFVDAVRATGGNNGSRTLIIQGPSTSIDRTSEVMPVDKLPKDVIENRLMVEVHFYDPYTYTLLNDVVNWGAEVYPQYYWGDDLATGADIVHNCGYNAWAGAMGDKCTSAQIQDQFGKMKKNFVDKGVPVIIGEFGANDRVDVLTGDKYAKHRKGRLAYYDAVMKLAKENQVVPIAWDTGHEGENNMTIIRRQTEPDGSVFDMDVLKIMRSAYGLDDYVNNGITHIDDFGGPTGIEPRSVSARVNLGRIVRVRKRLESDGEISLFDMNGALVRRGMRSLSLESLPLGIYFAKSRGDLIKVNVR from the coding sequence ATGCTTAAAAGCATTTTACGGACTGCGGCAGTGGCCGCTTCCTTCTCTATGGTTTCGTTGTCGGCGGGGGTTTCGCCGGTACAGGCCGAAACGCTTCCGACTGCAAATGAGATGTTTGCGAAGATGGGCTTTGGCATTAACATTGGAAACACGATGGAAGTTCCAGGGAATCCAACGGGGTGGGGCAACAAGTTCCCGACCGAGGCGTATATTGATTCGGTCAAGGCGGCGGGCTTCAGCACGATTCGCATTCCGTGTGCGTGGTACAGCCATTCGAACGCCATGTCGCGCGATTCAAGTAAGGCAGACATTGTTCCGGGCGGTGGCCCGAACGAAATTGCCGCAAGTTGGATGGATTCGGTGCAGACGGTTGTCGATATGTGCATGCGCGCAGGTCTCGTGACGATTCTCAATATCCACTGGGATAACGGCTGGCTCGAAGGCAAGCTGAACGATACCGACAAGGACGCCGTGAACGCCCGCCAGAAGGATTTCTGGACGCAGATTGCAAGCCACTTCAAGAACTACAATGAGAACCTGCTTTTCGCGAGTGCGAACGAGCCTGCCACAACGGATGCGAACTACAAACACGAAACCGAAATCCTGATGACGTACCACCAGACCTTCGTGGATGCGGTGCGTGCGACGGGTGGCAACAACGGAAGCCGTACGCTCATTATTCAGGGGCCTTCCACGAGCATTGACCGTACTTCCGAAGTGATGCCGGTCGACAAGCTCCCGAAAGACGTGATTGAAAATCGCCTGATGGTCGAGGTACATTTCTACGATCCTTATACCTATACGCTTCTGAATGACGTGGTGAACTGGGGAGCCGAAGTTTATCCGCAATACTACTGGGGCGATGACCTTGCGACAGGTGCGGATATCGTGCATAACTGTGGATACAACGCCTGGGCGGGAGCTATGGGTGACAAGTGCACCAGCGCCCAGATTCAGGACCAGTTTGGCAAGATGAAAAAGAACTTTGTCGATAAGGGCGTGCCTGTGATTATCGGCGAGTTCGGCGCCAATGACCGCGTGGACGTTCTGACGGGCGACAAGTATGCCAAGCACCGCAAGGGCCGTCTTGCGTATTACGATGCCGTGATGAAGCTTGCCAAGGAAAATCAGGTGGTGCCTATCGCCTGGGATACCGGCCACGAGGGCGAAAACAACATGACCATTATCCGTCGCCAGACGGAACCGGACGGCTCCGTGTTCGACATGGATGTGCTGAAGATTATGCGCAGCGCTTATGGCCTTGACGATTACGTGAACAATGGAATTACGCATATCGATGATTTTGGCGGTCCGACAGGAATCGAGCCGCGTTCGGTGTCTGCCAGGGTGAATCTCGGACGCATTGTTCGCGTGAGGAAGCGCCTGGAATCTGACGGTGAAATTTCGTTATTCGACATGAACGGAGCGCTGGTGCGCCGCGGAATGAGGAGTCTTTCGCTGGAAAGCCTTCCGCTCGGCATCTATTTTGCCAAGAGCAGGGGCGACCTGATTAAGGTAAATGTTAGATAA